Proteins encoded within one genomic window of Haematobia irritans isolate KBUSLIRL chromosome 5, ASM5000362v1, whole genome shotgun sequence:
- the LOC142238323 gene encoding cytochrome P450 6g1-like — protein MAFLVLCLVISILAYVCFRFHFSYWSRQGVSIACVPGKIFSGNFKDFLTFKTNFAYHLKTIYDDPKFSDSPVVGVYGLYKPSLLIREPELIKSVLVRDFDNFHNRFADMDMEHDPIGTRSMFFTRYSIWKEMRTKISPIFTNAKMKNMFGLIQQVGENMEYHLSQQSAVYRVEMKDFFARYTTDIIATTLLGFQSNSLENPNEQLNREVRKLADYNWKLAFDYVIVCFAPRMARIFGSKILYPETEQFFRTAITKAIEEREQSGLQRCDLIDLFVKMKKEAFELNRNMEEFMYCLIAQAMVMTVGGFETSSTTIANTLLELAKQPDLQIRLKDEILKCFSQTEGLKISYEDIGKLEYMDMVVSETLRLYPVLPVLERVCNQEHMGSYSLKPYSDFSIPSGMSVYISTYGIHYDPKYWPNPTKFDPERFSPENKESLNPGIYLPFGMGPHNCIGTRLGLLQVKCGLLYLLKDHHVRICKDTVLQPEFEAKSILLQLKGGVYLDIVKDNINDS, from the exons ATGGCGTTTCTAGTATTGTGCCTTGTGATCTCCATATTGGCATATGTATGCTTTAGATTTCATTTTAGCTATTGGTCACGCCAAGGTGTCTCAATAGCCTGTGTCCCAGGCAAAATATTCAGTggaaatttcaaagatttccTTACTTTCAAGACCAATTTTGCTTATCACTTGAAAACCATATATGATGATCCGAAATTCTCGGACTCTCCGGTAGTGGGTGTCTATGGCCTTTACAAACCAAGTTTGCTGATAAGAGAACCAGAACTCATCAAATCAGTATTGGTGAGAGATTTTGATAACTTTCACAATCGTTTTGCTGATATGGACATGGAACATGATCCCATTGGGACTCGATCAATGTTCTTCACCCGATATTCTATATGGAAAGAAATGCGTACAAAGATAAGCCCAATATTTACCAATGCTAAGATGAAAAATATGTTCGGTCTTATTCAGCAAGTTGGAGAAAATATGGAATATCATCTGAGTCAGCAATCTGCCGTTTATCGAGTAGAAATGAAGGATTTTTTTGCCCGTTATACAACCGATATTATAGCAACAACCCTTTTGGGTTTCCAATCAAATTCCTTGGAAAATCCCAATGAGCAGCTTAATAGAGAGGTTCGTAAATTAGCCGATTATAATTGGAAACTTGCTTTCGATTATGTTATTGTATGCTTTGCTccacgaatggcaagaatttttggATCAAAAATTCTCTATCCCGAAACGGAACAATTTTTCCGAACAGCCATAACCAAAGCTATAGAAGAACGGGAACAAAGTGGATTGCAGCGTTGCGATTTGATtgatttatttgttaaaatgaaAAAGGAAGCCTTTGAATTGAATCGAAATATGGAAGAGTTCATGTATTGTCTAATAGCCCAAGCAATGGTTATGACAGTGGGTGGTTTTGAAACTTCTTCAACGACTATAGCAAATACTCTACTAGAATTGGCTAAGCAACCGGATCTTCAAATCAGATTAAAGGATGAAATACTCAAATGTTTTTCCCAAACCGAAGGATTAAAAATCTCCTATGAGGATATTGGCAAACTAGAATATATGGATATGGTTGTGAGTGAAACACTTCGGCTTTATCCAGTTCTTCCAGTGTTGGAGCGTGTATGCAATCAAGAGCACATGGGATCATATTCCCTGAAACCTTATTCGGACTTTTCAATACCCAGTGGCATGTCAGTATATATATCTACATATGGCATACACTATGATCCCAAG TATTGGCCTAATCCAACGAAATTCGATCCAGAACGCTTTTCTCCAGAAAACAAGGAATCACTGAATCCCGGAATATATCTACCATTTGGCATGGGCCCTCATAATTGTATTGGTACTCGTTTGGGACTACTACAGGTTAAATGTGGACTTCTCTATTTGTTAAAGGATCATCATGTACGAATATGCAAAGACACGGTACTGCAGCCTGAGTTTGAAGCAAAATCGATTCTTTTACAATTAAAAGGAGGAGTTTACTTGGACATTGTAAAAGATAACATAAATGATTCGTAA